A genomic region of Candidatus Eisenbacteria bacterium contains the following coding sequences:
- a CDS encoding CopD family protein codes for MYPLILMLHVLGATVWTGGHLVLALTVLPRALRERSPAELLRFEAPYERIGMPALLLQVVTGVWLALHLMPDVRAWFDLSNPLARAILTKLGLLLTLALIAADARIRILPRLSDRNLVALAWHVVPVTILSVLFVLVGVMIRFGGLG; via the coding sequence ATGTACCCACTGATCCTCATGCTGCACGTGCTGGGCGCGACCGTCTGGACCGGCGGGCACCTGGTGCTCGCCCTGACGGTGCTGCCGCGTGCGCTGCGCGAGCGCTCGCCCGCGGAACTGCTGCGGTTCGAGGCGCCCTACGAGCGGATCGGAATGCCGGCGCTTCTGCTGCAGGTCGTGACCGGCGTCTGGCTCGCGCTGCACCTGATGCCCGACGTGCGCGCGTGGTTCGACCTCTCGAACCCGCTCGCGCGCGCCATCCTGACCAAGCTGGGCCTGCTGCTGACGCTGGCGCTGATCGCCGCCGACGCGCGGATCCGGATCCTGCCGCGCCTTTCGGACCGCAACCTCGTCGCCCTCGCCTGGCACGTCGTGCCGGTGACGATTCTCTCGGTGCTGTTCGTGCTGGTCGGGGTGATGATCCGCTTCGGGGGACTGGGATAG
- a CDS encoding T9SS type A sorting domain-containing protein — protein sequence MSPGPFIRSSVALAGAMALGAALLVAPLHAAVVSSFDASAEGWLIIGDNSANWSGTGGNPGGCLAINDLATGQLNYASAPARFLGDWSAMGGADSLAVDIYFVNSSGGPLYTNPWLFSISGPGGSAIARAPFPAPAQGAWTTYAVTLDSTVWTMQSGTWSALLAQVQSLKVAAEYVTGDEIVELDNARLTRSPAPLFVPCVSSVFAGTALEDWSFSNTSASNPGSGGTGGGFLKLSNSAAQAGRALAPARYLGDWLPLDGSGAISFDLRVVVAGSAATGSGAFVRISGPGGSAHVPVAAGDLPLPSLLWKRFTFPIAESAWTLDSGTWTGLLAGVEELSLDANLFTGAEQIGFDNVGRLGAACAPPDETVTLHDPDVSLCSTGGLVGVGGLARDPATGVMHALARGTGSTDGVYSLNGPSAGRKLQTYDRPAGLIFTPDGDGFVSEDYSGKIFRFVDAESSMVWVDGMHPGDDDPYGMAVAPPGFSGSNISPGDVIVVDCGYSGPDQIWSFPPAAAASERLLAPDPGNVDWFDVAASQDGRVWVSDALAGASLTRLFADGTTSPLTLDATLGDPVGLAWDGREGVLYVASLAPPALYRVDPVTGGTRLVADGFASPAYAGIEVDENARRLWLADAGRNRVYTFCLPGTATEVEDGSRPETFTLHAAPNPLRSITTLTFSLPTAARTSVDVFDLSGRRVVRLRDGPLASGEHALRWDGRDAAGRPVAPGLYLARVTAGTRSVSRRVVVCR from the coding sequence GTGTCCCCAGGCCCGTTCATTCGCTCGTCCGTCGCGCTCGCGGGTGCGATGGCGCTCGGCGCGGCGCTTCTGGTCGCGCCGCTCCATGCCGCCGTCGTCTCATCGTTCGACGCGTCCGCCGAAGGCTGGCTCATCATCGGCGACAACAGCGCCAACTGGTCGGGCACGGGCGGCAACCCCGGCGGCTGCCTCGCGATCAACGATCTCGCCACGGGCCAGCTCAACTACGCCTCCGCGCCCGCGCGCTTCCTCGGCGACTGGAGCGCGATGGGCGGAGCCGACTCGCTCGCCGTGGACATCTACTTCGTCAACAGCTCGGGCGGACCGCTCTACACGAACCCCTGGCTCTTCAGCATCTCCGGCCCCGGCGGTTCGGCGATCGCGCGCGCGCCCTTCCCCGCCCCCGCTCAGGGCGCGTGGACGACCTACGCGGTGACGCTCGATTCGACCGTCTGGACGATGCAGAGCGGAACGTGGTCGGCGCTGCTCGCGCAGGTGCAGTCCCTGAAGGTCGCCGCCGAGTACGTGACCGGCGACGAGATCGTGGAACTCGACAACGCGCGCCTCACGCGCTCGCCCGCTCCGCTGTTCGTGCCGTGCGTCTCGTCCGTGTTCGCCGGCACCGCTCTCGAGGACTGGTCGTTCTCGAACACGAGCGCCTCGAATCCCGGCTCGGGCGGCACGGGGGGCGGATTCCTCAAGCTGAGCAACAGCGCGGCGCAGGCCGGGCGCGCCCTCGCACCGGCCCGCTATCTCGGCGACTGGCTGCCGCTCGATGGCAGTGGCGCGATCTCGTTCGACCTCCGCGTCGTCGTGGCGGGCTCCGCGGCGACGGGCAGCGGGGCGTTCGTGCGGATCAGCGGCCCGGGCGGCTCGGCGCACGTGCCGGTTGCGGCGGGCGATCTGCCGCTCCCCTCGCTCCTGTGGAAACGCTTCACGTTTCCGATCGCGGAATCCGCGTGGACGCTCGACTCGGGCACCTGGACCGGACTGCTGGCCGGGGTCGAGGAGCTGAGCCTGGACGCGAACCTGTTCACCGGCGCCGAGCAGATCGGCTTCGACAACGTGGGACGGCTGGGCGCCGCGTGCGCCCCGCCCGACGAGACGGTGACGCTGCACGATCCCGACGTGAGCCTGTGCTCCACGGGCGGACTGGTCGGCGTGGGCGGCCTGGCCCGCGATCCGGCGACGGGTGTGATGCACGCGCTCGCACGCGGGACCGGGTCCACCGACGGGGTCTATTCCCTGAACGGCCCGAGCGCGGGGCGGAAGCTGCAAACCTACGATCGCCCTGCAGGCCTGATCTTCACCCCGGACGGCGACGGGTTCGTGAGCGAGGACTACAGCGGGAAGATCTTCCGGTTCGTGGACGCCGAGTCGTCCATGGTCTGGGTGGATGGCATGCACCCGGGCGACGACGATCCGTACGGCATGGCCGTTGCGCCGCCCGGCTTCAGCGGCTCCAACATCTCGCCCGGCGACGTGATCGTCGTGGACTGCGGCTACAGCGGGCCGGACCAGATCTGGTCGTTTCCGCCGGCGGCCGCCGCGTCGGAGCGCCTGCTCGCACCCGATCCGGGCAACGTGGACTGGTTCGACGTCGCCGCTTCCCAGGACGGCCGCGTGTGGGTGAGCGACGCCCTCGCGGGCGCGTCGCTCACGCGATTGTTCGCGGACGGCACGACGTCGCCGCTCACGCTGGACGCCACGCTGGGCGACCCCGTCGGCCTCGCCTGGGACGGGCGCGAGGGCGTGTTGTATGTCGCCAGCCTCGCGCCTCCGGCGCTCTATCGGGTGGATCCAGTCACCGGCGGGACCCGGCTGGTCGCGGACGGCTTCGCGAGTCCGGCCTACGCGGGTATCGAGGTGGACGAAAACGCGCGCCGCCTATGGCTCGCCGATGCAGGGCGGAACCGTGTTTACACGTTCTGCCTGCCCGGGACCGCGACCGAGGTCGAGGACGGCTCCCGGCCGGAGACGTTCACGCTTCACGCGGCACCCAATCCGCTGCGCTCGATCACGACGCTCACGTTCTCGCTGCCGACGGCGGCGAGGACCAGCGTGGACGTGTTCGACCTCTCGGGGAGGCGCGTCGTCCGCCTGCGCGACGGTCCGCTCGCGTCCGGGGAGCATGCGCTGCGCTGGGACGGCCGCGACGCGGCTGGCCGCCCCGTGGCGCCGGGGCTCTACCTCGCGCGCGTCACCGCAGGCACCCGGTCGGTTTCCCGCCGCGTCGTGGTCTGCCGTTAG
- a CDS encoding T9SS type A sorting domain-containing protein translates to MRILAAVVAFLLFASSATPVHAAWPNSPFTNLPLCTAADNQETPRIIPDGTGGAIVTWQDFRSGTNYDIFAQHVLASGAVDPAWPADGRALCTAANDQNLPMIVPDDSGGAIVTWQDGRSGTNWDIYAQHVLASGAVDPAWPADGRALCTAANYQIYPMIAPDGSGGAIVTWQDIRNGGFYNIYVQHVLASGAVDPAWPADGRALITMANNQTDPMIVPDGSGGVIVTWEDYRSGTVSDIYAQHLLASGAVDPAWPTGGNALCTAAGDQNSPMIVPDGAGGAIVTWYDLRSGTNFDIYAQHVLASGAVDGAWPTDGRALCTAANDQFYQQIVADGAGGAIVTWQDYRSGTNFAIYAQHVLASGAVEPAWPADGRALCTAANNQYSPTIVADGAGGAIVTWVDYRSGNYDIYAQHVLTSGAVDGAWPTDGRGLCTAANTQNYPIIAPDGSGGAIVAWTDYRSGTGSDIYAQRVEGFGRLGNPEPTIASLRDVPYDNGGRLKLSWAASYLDAAPFNGIYQYEVWRSIPPGAAQARLRGGARLLRPDALAPLARDGALLATANGTQTIYWEYVATQPARRFAGYSYELPTTGDSVAAGIPVTQALVLALASDGYSFWTSQPMSGYSVDNLAPAAPAPFTGEYAAGSATLHWGRNAEADLAGYRLYRGTVPGFVPGPANLVSALADTGYTDVAGQPYIYKLTAVDVHGNESPVATLSPSGTLAVDGSGAATLAFAPPSPNPANARTVLRYTLPGAGAVKLAIYDAAGRQVRVLAAGVREAGEHAEAWDLRDEGGRAVRAGLYFARFEAAGVARVRRVAVAR, encoded by the coding sequence ATGCGCATCCTTGCTGCTGTTGTCGCCTTCCTGCTGTTCGCCTCGAGCGCGACCCCCGTGCACGCCGCCTGGCCGAACAGCCCGTTCACGAACCTGCCGCTGTGCACCGCGGCGGACAATCAGGAGACCCCGAGGATCATCCCGGATGGCACAGGAGGCGCGATCGTCACCTGGCAGGACTTCCGCAGCGGCACGAACTACGACATCTTCGCGCAGCACGTGCTGGCGTCGGGTGCGGTGGATCCGGCGTGGCCGGCCGATGGCCGCGCGCTGTGCACCGCGGCGAACGACCAGAATCTCCCGATGATCGTCCCGGATGACTCTGGTGGCGCGATCGTCACCTGGCAGGACGGCCGCAGCGGTACGAACTGGGACATCTACGCGCAGCACGTGCTGGCGTCGGGTGCGGTGGATCCGGCGTGGCCGGCCGACGGCCGCGCGCTGTGCACCGCGGCGAACTATCAGATCTACCCAATGATCGCGCCGGATGGCTCTGGTGGCGCGATCGTCACCTGGCAGGACATCCGCAACGGCGGGTTTTACAACATCTACGTGCAGCATGTGCTGGCCTCGGGTGCGGTGGATCCGGCGTGGCCGGCCGACGGCCGCGCGCTGATCACCATGGCGAACAACCAGACTGACCCGATGATCGTCCCGGATGGCTCTGGTGGCGTGATCGTCACCTGGGAGGACTACCGAAGCGGCACGGTCAGCGACATCTATGCCCAGCACCTGCTGGCGTCGGGTGCGGTGGATCCGGCGTGGCCCACGGGCGGCAACGCGCTGTGCACCGCGGCGGGCGACCAGAACTCCCCGATGATCGTTCCTGATGGCGCCGGCGGCGCGATCGTCACCTGGTACGACCTCCGCAGCGGCACGAACTTCGACATCTACGCGCAGCACGTGCTGGCCTCGGGCGCGGTGGATGGGGCGTGGCCCACGGACGGCCGCGCTCTGTGCACCGCGGCGAACGACCAGTTCTACCAGCAGATCGTCGCGGACGGCGCCGGCGGCGCGATCGTCACCTGGCAGGACTACCGCAGCGGCACGAACTTCGCCATCTACGCGCAGCACGTGCTGGCCTCGGGCGCGGTGGAGCCGGCGTGGCCGGCGGACGGCCGGGCGCTGTGCACTGCGGCGAACAACCAGTACTCCCCGACGATCGTCGCGGACGGCGCCGGCGGCGCGATCGTCACCTGGGTCGACTACCGCAGCGGCAACTACGACATCTACGCTCAGCACGTGCTGACCTCGGGTGCGGTGGATGGGGCGTGGCCCACGGACGGCCGGGGGTTGTGCACCGCGGCGAACACCCAGAACTACCCGATAATCGCCCCGGATGGCTCAGGCGGCGCGATCGTCGCCTGGACTGACTACCGCAGCGGTACGGGCTCCGACATCTACGCGCAGCGCGTCGAGGGGTTCGGCCGGCTCGGCAACCCCGAACCCACGATCGCGAGCCTGCGCGACGTGCCCTACGACAACGGCGGGCGCCTCAAGCTCTCGTGGGCGGCGAGCTACCTCGATGCCGCGCCGTTCAACGGGATCTACCAGTACGAGGTCTGGCGCTCGATCCCGCCCGGCGCGGCGCAGGCGCGCCTGCGCGGCGGGGCCCGGCTGCTGCGGCCGGACGCGCTCGCGCCGCTCGCGCGGGACGGGGCGCTGCTCGCCACCGCCAACGGCACGCAGACGATCTACTGGGAGTACGTCGCGACCCAGCCCGCGCGCCGGTTCGCCGGCTACAGCTACGAACTGCCCACCACCGGCGACTCGGTCGCGGCGGGCATCCCGGTGACGCAGGCGCTGGTCCTGGCGCTCGCCAGCGACGGCTACTCGTTCTGGACCTCGCAGCCGATGTCGGGCTACTCGGTGGACAACCTGGCGCCGGCCGCGCCGGCGCCGTTCACGGGCGAGTACGCGGCGGGCAGCGCGACGCTCCACTGGGGCCGCAACGCCGAGGCGGACCTCGCCGGCTACCGGCTCTACCGGGGCACCGTGCCGGGGTTCGTGCCGGGCCCCGCGAACCTGGTGTCGGCGCTGGCCGACACGGGCTACACGGACGTGGCGGGGCAGCCCTACATCTACAAGCTGACCGCGGTGGACGTGCACGGCAACGAGTCGCCGGTGGCGACGCTGTCGCCGTCGGGAACGCTGGCGGTGGACGGCTCCGGCGCGGCGACGCTGGCATTCGCGCCGCCCTCGCCCAACCCGGCAAACGCGCGGACGGTGCTGCGCTACACGCTGCCGGGTGCGGGGGCGGTGAAGCTGGCGATCTACGACGCGGCGGGCCGGCAGGTGCGGGTGCTGGCGGCGGGGGTGCGCGAGGCAGGCGAGCACGCCGAGGCGTGGGATCTGCGCGACGAGGGCGGACGGGCGGTCCGCGCGGGGCTCTACTTCGCGCGCTTCGAGGCGGCGGGCGTCGCGCGCGTGCGCAGGGTGGCCGTCGCGCGCTGA
- a CDS encoding T9SS type A sorting domain-containing protein, protein MRILASAAVCLLFASSAPPAQAAWPNSPFTNLPLSTAANEQSYPTIASDGAGGAIVTWQDFRSGTNSDIYAQHVLASGAVDPAWPANGRALCTAASNQASPTIASDGAGGAIVTWYDLRSGNNDIYAQHVLASGAVDPAWPANGRALCTAASSQSSPTIVADGAGGAIVTWYDYRSGTNSDIYAQHVLASGAVDPAWPADGRALCAAADDQYYPQIVVDGAGGAIVTWYDLRSGNNDIYAQHVLASGAVDPAWPANGRALCTAASDQASPMIASDGASGAIVTWYDLRSGNYDIYAQHVLASGAVDPAWPADGRALCTATSDQASPMIASDGAGGAIVTWYDSRGGNSDIYAQHVLGSGVADPAWPGDGQAVCTTTNDQYSPKIVADGAGGAIVTWQDKRGGTNYDIYAQRIGRHGYLGTPEPEMVAVGDVANDQGGQVKVSWNASWLDLASNPELDAYDVLRSVPTSFAAQAAARGLRVRALTSGSAPPEPGDLVALPMNGTTYYWEYLTEITPRHYLAGYSYVAATLGDSIAGSNPGTAFMVVARNSAITMWWPSLPMSGYSVDNLAPVAPAPFTGEYAGGATNLHWRPNAEADLAGYRLYRGTSAAFVPDGASLVAALADTGYADAGAAGRWYKLTAVDVHGNESPVATLSPSGTLAVDGSGAAALAFAPPSPNPANARTVLRYTLPAAGAVKLAIYDAAGRQVRVLAAGPREAGEHAEAWDLRDEGGRAVRAGLYFARFEAAGVARVHRVAVTR, encoded by the coding sequence ATGCGCATCCTCGCTTCCGCAGCCGTCTGCCTGCTGTTCGCCTCGAGTGCGCCCCCCGCGCAGGCCGCCTGGCCGAACAGCCCGTTCACGAACCTTCCGTTGTCCACCGCGGCGAACGAGCAGTCCTACCCGACGATCGCCTCGGACGGCGCCGGCGGCGCGATCGTCACCTGGCAGGACTTCCGCAGCGGCACGAACTCCGACATCTACGCGCAGCACGTGCTGGCCTCGGGCGCGGTGGATCCGGCGTGGCCGGCGAACGGCCGGGCGCTGTGCACCGCGGCCTCCAACCAGGCCTCCCCGACGATCGCCTCGGACGGCGCCGGCGGCGCGATCGTCACCTGGTACGACTTGCGCAGCGGCAACAACGACATCTACGCGCAGCACGTGCTGGCGTCGGGTGCGGTGGATCCGGCGTGGCCAGCGAACGGCCGCGCGCTGTGCACCGCGGCCTCCAGCCAGTCCTCCCCGACGATCGTCGCGGACGGCGCCGGCGGCGCGATCGTCACCTGGTACGACTACCGCAGCGGCACGAACTCCGACATCTACGCGCAGCACGTGCTGGCCTCGGGTGCGGTGGATCCAGCGTGGCCGGCCGACGGCCGGGCGCTGTGCGCCGCGGCGGACGACCAGTACTACCCGCAGATCGTCGTGGACGGCGCCGGCGGCGCGATCGTCACCTGGTATGACTTGCGCAGCGGCAACAACGACATCTACGCGCAGCACGTGCTGGCCTCGGGCGCGGTGGATCCAGCGTGGCCGGCGAACGGCCGGGCGCTGTGCACCGCGGCCTCCGATCAGGCCTCCCCGATGATCGCCTCGGACGGCGCCAGCGGCGCGATCGTCACCTGGTATGACTTGCGCAGCGGCAACTACGACATCTACGCGCAGCACGTGCTGGCCTCGGGCGCGGTGGACCCGGCGTGGCCGGCCGACGGCCGCGCGCTGTGCACCGCGACCTCCGACCAGGCCTCCCCGATGATCGCCTCGGACGGCGCCGGCGGCGCGATCGTCACCTGGTACGACTCCCGCGGCGGCAACTCCGACATCTACGCGCAGCACGTGCTGGGCTCGGGCGTGGCGGATCCGGCGTGGCCGGGGGACGGGCAGGCGGTGTGCACCACGACGAACGACCAGTACTCCCCGAAGATCGTCGCGGACGGCGCCGGCGGCGCGATCGTCACCTGGCAAGACAAGCGAGGTGGCACGAACTACGACATCTACGCGCAGCGCATCGGCCGCCACGGCTACCTGGGCACGCCGGAGCCGGAGATGGTCGCCGTCGGGGATGTCGCGAACGACCAGGGCGGCCAGGTGAAGGTGTCGTGGAACGCGAGCTGGCTCGACCTCGCGTCCAACCCCGAGTTGGACGCCTACGACGTGCTGCGCTCGGTGCCGACCTCGTTCGCGGCGCAGGCCGCGGCGCGCGGTCTCCGCGTGCGCGCGCTGACGAGCGGGTCCGCGCCGCCCGAGCCGGGGGATCTCGTCGCGCTGCCCATGAACGGGACCACCTACTACTGGGAGTACCTCACCGAAATCACGCCGCGGCACTACCTGGCCGGCTACAGCTACGTCGCGGCCACCCTGGGCGATTCGATCGCGGGCTCGAACCCCGGGACCGCGTTCATGGTGGTGGCGCGCAACTCGGCGATCACGATGTGGTGGCCGTCGCTGCCGATGTCGGGCTACTCGGTGGACAACCTGGCGCCGGTGGCGCCGGCGCCGTTCACGGGCGAGTACGCGGGCGGCGCGACGAACCTGCACTGGCGGCCGAACGCCGAAGCGGACCTGGCGGGCTACCGGCTCTATCGGGGAACCAGCGCGGCGTTCGTGCCGGACGGGGCGAGTCTGGTGGCTGCGCTCGCCGACACCGGCTACGCCGACGCGGGCGCGGCGGGGCGCTGGTACAAGCTCACGGCGGTGGACGTGCACGGCAACGAGTCGCCGGTGGCGACGCTGTCGCCGTCGGGGACGCTGGCGGTGGACGGCTCCGGCGCGGCGGCGCTGGCGTTCGCGCCGCCCTCCCCCAATCCGGCGAACGCGCGGACGGTGCTGCGCTACACGCTGCCGGCTGCGGGGGCGGTGAAGCTGGCGATCTACGACGCGGCGGGCCGGCAGGTGCGGGTGCTGGCCGCCGGACCGCGCGAGGCGGGCGAGCACGCCGAGGCTTGGGACCTGCGCGACGAGGGCGGCCGGGCGGTGCGCGCGGGGCTCTACTTCGCGCGCTTCGAGGCGGCGGGTGTGGCGCGCGTTCACAGGGTGGCCGTCACGCGCTGA
- a CDS encoding PP2C family protein-serine/threonine phosphatase — MDDFTRRAAAASDRPGLARLLAAHLRELAAPAWLEVWMRRADGAFVPAAEPGSHAAVLDLDADAAASERLWSGALWDGDELAPLGARLGLREAPAALVPILDRHDHPVGLLALGAVGAGAVDAPLRARLLAAAAHAGVAFEVIRLAERLAERMDFSRRVDHELRIARDVQAELFPKAPPALANAALAAHCAQARSVGGDWYDYLALGAGQVGLALADVSGKGVHAALRMANLQAHLRSQTGSTPQDPLRALRQVNRLLRESTKPGQFATLFFGVWSDAPRRLSYINCGHNPPLVLRAGGEAEWLGATATVLGAFEDWDCQLGRATLGPGDVLLAYSDGVTEAEGDDDLFGVDRLLDAVRARRADGPRAIVDEVLARVQAFEDGPPTDDLTVLAMTVR, encoded by the coding sequence ATGGACGACTTCACGCGGCGCGCCGCCGCGGCTTCGGATCGCCCCGGGCTGGCCCGTCTGCTCGCCGCGCACCTGCGTGAGCTGGCCGCGCCCGCATGGCTCGAGGTGTGGATGCGCCGCGCCGACGGCGCGTTCGTCCCCGCGGCCGAGCCGGGCTCGCACGCGGCGGTGCTGGATCTCGACGCGGACGCGGCGGCCAGCGAGCGATTGTGGAGCGGCGCGCTGTGGGACGGTGACGAACTCGCGCCGCTCGGCGCGCGCCTGGGCCTGCGCGAGGCGCCCGCGGCGCTCGTGCCCATCCTCGACCGCCACGACCATCCGGTGGGACTGCTCGCGCTCGGCGCCGTCGGCGCGGGCGCCGTGGACGCGCCGTTGCGGGCGCGCCTGCTGGCGGCGGCGGCGCACGCCGGGGTCGCCTTCGAGGTGATTCGCCTCGCCGAACGGCTTGCCGAACGCATGGACTTCTCGCGGCGCGTGGACCACGAGCTGCGGATCGCGCGCGACGTGCAGGCGGAGCTGTTCCCCAAGGCGCCGCCCGCGCTCGCGAACGCCGCGCTGGCCGCGCACTGCGCCCAGGCCCGCAGCGTGGGCGGCGACTGGTACGACTACCTCGCGCTCGGGGCCGGGCAGGTCGGGCTGGCGCTCGCCGACGTCTCGGGCAAGGGCGTGCATGCCGCGCTGCGAATGGCGAACCTGCAGGCGCACCTGCGCAGCCAGACGGGCAGCACGCCGCAGGATCCGCTGCGCGCGTTGCGGCAGGTGAACCGGCTGCTGCGCGAGTCCACGAAACCCGGCCAGTTCGCGACCCTGTTCTTCGGCGTGTGGTCGGACGCGCCGCGCCGGCTCAGCTACATCAACTGCGGCCACAACCCGCCACTCGTGCTGCGAGCCGGCGGAGAGGCGGAGTGGCTGGGTGCGACCGCGACCGTGCTCGGAGCGTTCGAGGACTGGGATTGCCAGCTCGGCCGCGCGACGCTTGGCCCCGGCGACGTGCTGCTCGCCTACAGCGACGGCGTCACCGAGGCCGAGGGCGACGACGACCTGTTCGGCGTGGACCGGCTGCTCGACGCGGTGCGGGCGCGGCGGGCCGACGGCCCGCGCGCGATCGTGGACGAAGTCCTCGCCCGCGTGCAGGCCTTCGAGGACGGCCCCCCGACCGACGACCTCACCGTGCTGGCGATGACGGTGCGGTAG
- a CDS encoding energy transducer TonB, with product MNRPRVTLYEFVPYGAPELLEVRDTHLIRALATASTGLVILFALLLAASAWLARHAGERFLPDPVVVTLEPPPTLEPVAPLPTPPTAPRISPAGAAHPVPVPDATAPPEAPIASQDELRRSDAGAATPSDGGVATPAPPADEAVPGLRDFVLYDEPPAVVTQVKPEYPEIALEAGVDGTVRLRVLVGRDGRVKDVHVDRSVALLDEAAVAAARQWVFTPALSNGHPVMVWVAVPIRFSLR from the coding sequence ATGAACCGACCCCGCGTCACGCTGTACGAGTTCGTCCCCTACGGGGCGCCCGAGCTTCTCGAAGTGCGCGACACCCACCTCATCCGCGCACTGGCGACCGCCAGCACGGGGCTCGTCATCCTGTTCGCGCTCCTGCTCGCGGCGAGCGCATGGCTCGCGCGCCATGCGGGGGAACGATTCCTCCCGGACCCGGTCGTGGTCACGCTCGAGCCGCCGCCCACGCTGGAGCCCGTTGCGCCATTGCCGACGCCGCCGACGGCGCCGCGCATATCGCCGGCGGGCGCCGCGCATCCCGTTCCGGTGCCGGACGCGACGGCGCCGCCCGAAGCGCCCATCGCATCGCAGGACGAGCTTCGGCGATCGGATGCGGGTGCGGCGACTCCGTCGGATGGCGGCGTCGCGACGCCGGCTCCACCCGCCGACGAAGCGGTGCCCGGGCTGCGGGACTTCGTCCTCTACGACGAGCCACCCGCGGTCGTCACGCAGGTGAAGCCCGAGTATCCCGAGATCGCGCTGGAGGCCGGAGTGGACGGCACCGTGCGGCTCCGGGTGCTGGTCGGCAGGGACGGCCGCGTGAAGGACGTGCACGTGGACCGCTCGGTCGCTCTGCTCGACGAGGCGGCGGTGGCGGCCGCGCGCCAGTGGGTGTTCACGCCGGCGCTCTCCAACGGGCACCCGGTCATGGTGTGGGTGGCGGTGCCCATCCGCTTCTCGCTGCGGTGA